A section of the Rossellomorea marisflavi genome encodes:
- a CDS encoding MFS transporter — translation MKEHLFRNRNFSFMFTGRILSNMGDSVYYVAAMWLVYELGGSSFYTGLAGFLTMLPTVLQFLIGPLVDRFSTKKLLTYVQVLQAGLILLIPVAHFIGYLNVAVILTIMPIVSMMNQFTYPAQTAALPRIIKKEQLVKGNALFTFAYQGADMIFNALTGILLPLIGAVTLFMMDSAVFLAAALVYSSLRLPEKKRTRKRTLKESTILYKGELAEGMMIVFRSYMAIFLVASVIANGAIGATYAILPVYTGESAGASWFGWYLGAISLGLLSGALFAPVLSRFPLGRLTITLYFLGGASWMVSGLSGISIIGAILFGLAWLPIGATNVITGAAIQSILPPHLMGRVFSVVASMSAVAMPLGSLFGGIMADRWGSGIIFMSAAGAIVFISIFWLSVSKLRRLPSTHELSAGDLHLPENSHSTNIG, via the coding sequence ATGAAAGAGCATTTGTTTAGAAATCGAAACTTCAGCTTCATGTTTACAGGCAGGATTTTATCGAATATGGGGGACAGCGTCTACTATGTTGCCGCCATGTGGCTTGTGTACGAACTGGGAGGAAGTTCCTTTTATACGGGATTGGCCGGTTTCCTCACCATGCTGCCGACGGTTCTGCAGTTCTTGATTGGTCCACTGGTCGATCGTTTCAGTACAAAGAAGCTGCTGACATACGTACAGGTGCTTCAGGCAGGACTGATCTTGTTGATTCCGGTTGCCCATTTCATAGGCTATTTGAATGTGGCCGTGATCTTGACGATCATGCCGATAGTATCCATGATGAATCAGTTTACGTATCCCGCCCAAACAGCCGCCTTGCCACGGATCATCAAAAAAGAACAGCTTGTAAAAGGGAACGCTCTGTTTACGTTCGCTTACCAAGGAGCCGACATGATCTTCAATGCCCTTACGGGAATCCTTCTCCCATTGATCGGTGCCGTAACCCTCTTTATGATGGATTCTGCTGTGTTCTTAGCAGCCGCTCTAGTGTACAGCTCCCTTCGTTTGCCAGAGAAAAAAAGGACCAGGAAAAGGACGTTGAAGGAATCGACTATTCTGTATAAGGGGGAGTTGGCAGAGGGGATGATGATTGTTTTTCGCTCATATATGGCCATCTTCTTGGTCGCGTCCGTGATTGCAAATGGGGCCATCGGCGCTACATATGCCATCCTACCTGTATACACGGGTGAATCAGCAGGGGCATCCTGGTTTGGGTGGTATCTTGGAGCCATTTCACTTGGTCTTCTGTCTGGTGCACTATTCGCTCCCGTTCTATCCAGATTTCCGCTTGGCCGGTTAACCATTACATTGTATTTTCTAGGCGGGGCCAGCTGGATGGTGTCGGGCCTTTCGGGTATTTCCATAATCGGGGCTATATTGTTTGGCCTGGCCTGGCTACCCATCGGTGCAACGAATGTCATTACGGGGGCTGCCATCCAGTCCATCTTGCCACCGCATCTGATGGGAAGGGTATTTTCGGTTGTCGCGTCCATGAGTGCTGTGGCCATGCCCCTTGGCTCCCTTTTTGGGGGGATTATGGCCGACCGGTGGGGAAGCGGCATCATCTTCATGTCGGCAGCGGGCGCAATCGTCTTCATTTCGATATTCTGGTTAAGTGTCTCCAAGCTCCGCAGGCTTCCAAGTACACATGAGCTGTCTGCTGGGGATCTCCATTTACCTGAAAATTCCCACTCCACAAACATTGGATGA
- a CDS encoding ABC transporter ATP-binding protein — translation MILNTTIQEAGYSRDDLILQDISFEVGKGELVGLIGPNGAGKSTTIKTILGLMKHVKGTVEISSYAYIPERPIFYERLTMREHIDFLYTTLGGEQAAFEEKVTSLVSYFRLTHVLHHYPDQFSKGMQQKMMLILAFLKEPDLYIIDEPFMGLDPTAVKKLLALLETERKRGAGVLMSTHILDTAERICDRFVLIAEGEMIVEGDLKAIRRKSGLPAGSLFDCFDALTEGEENDGLAHFSAPIQG, via the coding sequence ATGATATTGAACACAACCATTCAAGAAGCAGGTTACAGCCGGGATGACCTGATTCTGCAAGACATTTCATTTGAGGTCGGGAAGGGTGAGCTTGTCGGTCTGATCGGGCCCAACGGTGCGGGGAAAAGCACAACAATCAAAACCATCCTGGGTCTTATGAAGCATGTGAAGGGAACGGTCGAGATTTCTTCCTATGCGTATATACCGGAACGTCCGATTTTTTATGAACGGCTGACGATGAGGGAACATATTGACTTTCTGTACACGACCTTAGGTGGAGAACAGGCAGCCTTTGAAGAAAAAGTGACTAGCCTGGTCAGCTACTTCCGGTTGACCCATGTTCTTCATCATTATCCTGATCAGTTCTCAAAAGGGATGCAACAAAAAATGATGCTTATCCTGGCGTTTCTGAAAGAACCGGATCTTTATATCATTGATGAGCCGTTCATGGGGCTTGATCCGACTGCCGTGAAGAAACTCCTCGCCCTTTTGGAAACTGAGCGTAAAAGGGGAGCGGGCGTCCTGATGTCGACCCATATCCTTGACACCGCCGAGCGGATCTGCGACCGCTTTGTACTGATAGCAGAAGGGGAAATGATCGTCGAGGGGGACCTGAAGGCCATCCGGAGAAAGAGTGGACTCCCAGCAGGCTCGCTATTCGATTGCTTCGATGCGCTGACAGAGGGGGAGGAGAATGATGGTCTGGCCCATTTTTCAGCACCGATTCAAGGATGA
- a CDS encoding ABC transporter permease, whose amino-acid sequence MMVWPIFQHRFKDEWRQKWKVIRSVIDWTIALYLVVPFAVMAPFFYRDWWTETESYWASGIPVWILLSILGFMTLGGNIRTYVLEPDLLFLIEKKEQVIALKRLGLMVTVGQILVSLVLPVALSLPIFVNIYDERPLTIAVIFILFVLLKWSVLLMKKYIAGKWSRGVLMLFMVAAFVLVSTVADSPIYGIAAVLILLSTIIGYFVQGVKSTGDFQSEVETEQSERNQYVNLVYSLSTQIEKEKGGKRGRPLILFRNSRRLFRERTAENGILELCLKAFLRNGTFFRTYIQMISITTAGILFLPLLLKWLLFGGILIFMTFWLLTIFKKLMGNRFFEVAPFDQEAEYAAANRFGKWLGTPVLIWTGTITILSTIWSVYF is encoded by the coding sequence ATGATGGTCTGGCCCATTTTTCAGCACCGATTCAAGGATGAGTGGCGGCAGAAATGGAAGGTGATCCGCTCGGTCATCGACTGGACGATCGCCCTCTACCTTGTAGTTCCGTTTGCGGTCATGGCGCCTTTTTTCTATCGGGATTGGTGGACTGAAACGGAATCCTATTGGGCTTCTGGTATCCCGGTCTGGATCCTTCTGTCTATATTGGGCTTCATGACACTCGGGGGAAACATTCGCACCTATGTCCTAGAGCCGGATCTATTGTTCCTGATAGAAAAGAAGGAGCAAGTCATTGCACTTAAAAGACTGGGCCTTATGGTCACCGTGGGACAGATCCTGGTGTCACTCGTTTTACCTGTTGCCCTGTCCCTTCCCATATTCGTGAACATATATGATGAACGTCCCTTGACTATAGCCGTGATCTTCATTCTATTCGTCTTGCTCAAATGGTCAGTGCTGCTCATGAAGAAATACATAGCGGGAAAATGGTCAAGGGGAGTCTTGATGCTATTCATGGTAGCAGCCTTTGTACTGGTCTCAACAGTTGCGGATTCTCCGATATATGGGATCGCGGCAGTGTTGATCCTGCTGTCGACTATCATTGGTTACTTCGTTCAAGGGGTGAAAAGTACAGGGGATTTCCAAAGTGAAGTGGAGACCGAGCAATCGGAACGAAATCAATATGTAAACCTCGTTTATAGCCTTTCCACTCAAATAGAAAAAGAAAAAGGAGGGAAACGAGGCAGGCCATTGATCTTGTTCAGGAACTCCAGGCGTTTATTCCGGGAACGGACAGCTGAAAATGGAATCCTGGAACTATGTTTAAAGGCATTTTTACGTAATGGAACTTTCTTTCGGACATATATACAGATGATTTCCATCACCACAGCCGGAATTCTGTTCCTTCCCCTTTTATTGAAGTGGTTGCTGTTTGGGGGCATCCTTATTTTCATGACCTTCTGGCTCCTTACCATTTTCAAGAAGCTCATGGGCAACCGGTTCTTTGAAGTGGCGCCATTTGATCAAGAGGCGGAGTACGCTGCTGCTAACAGATTTGGTAAGTGGCTCGGAACGCCCGTCCTTATCTGGACAGGGACAATCACGATACTATCGACGATTTGGTCGGTTTATTTTTAA
- a CDS encoding GNAT family N-acetyltransferase: MVELKKMSDHEFEAWRNRSVASYAAEKVKAGNFKEETGIEQSESEFQKLLPQGKDTPDHHLFTVMDEGENVGMLWFHANNEMKENYIFDIEMLESKRGMGYGKQTLQALEDLSRDMGMEKISLHVFGHNKTAIGLYTGTGFETTNIIMSKKLL, from the coding sequence ATGGTTGAATTGAAGAAAATGAGTGATCATGAGTTTGAAGCATGGCGGAATAGAAGCGTCGCTTCTTATGCCGCGGAGAAAGTAAAAGCCGGTAATTTCAAGGAAGAAACGGGGATTGAACAGTCTGAGAGCGAATTTCAAAAGCTTCTGCCACAAGGGAAGGATACACCGGATCACCATCTGTTCACCGTCATGGACGAGGGAGAAAATGTTGGGATGTTATGGTTTCATGCCAATAACGAAATGAAGGAAAATTACATTTTTGATATTGAAATGCTCGAAAGCAAGCGGGGCATGGGGTATGGAAAACAAACGCTTCAGGCATTGGAAGATCTCAGCCGGGATATGGGGATGGAGAAAATTTCACTTCACGTGTTCGGTCATAACAAAACAGCCATCGGCCTTTATACGGGCACAGGGTTTGAGACGACCAATATCATTATGTCTAAGAAGCTATTATAG
- a CDS encoding sporulation protein → MLLRKYMSLNGVGSAMIDLTLPKDHYRKGEKLSGKFHINGGIVDQLLTKIECQLVMIYENGKKEEIIDTRIVAITHALETEEKDMYSFVYQIPDDLPVEHAGARYLFRTKLKFEEGQDSVDEDYVTIQ, encoded by the coding sequence ATGTTACTGCGAAAATACATGTCCTTAAACGGTGTCGGCTCAGCAATGATCGATTTGACCCTTCCCAAAGATCATTACCGAAAAGGGGAAAAGCTATCAGGGAAATTCCATATCAACGGGGGGATCGTGGACCAGCTCCTGACAAAAATTGAATGTCAGCTTGTCATGATCTATGAGAACGGCAAGAAAGAAGAGATAATCGATACGAGGATCGTGGCGATCACTCATGCTCTTGAGACTGAAGAGAAGGATATGTATTCATTCGTTTACCAGATTCCAGATGATCTGCCGGTTGAACACGCAGGAGCAAGGTACCTATTCAGGACAAAGCTCAAGTTTGAGGAAGGACAAGATAGCGTGGATGAGGATTACGTCACGATTCAATAA
- a CDS encoding N-acetylmuramoyl-L-alanine amidase family protein, whose amino-acid sequence MAKASDFLIALDDGHGMETAGKRTPYIESLGRQIRENEFNAAVTNYLKIELERCGFRTVLTAPTDVDTPLKERTDLANSLNADALVSNHFNALKDRFDPGGNDPEGHSIHIYPGDAVGRQFAETVAKYIRQNPRQKFRGIIEQNLHITREFKNAAILIENGFMDNRRESLLMINQTFQQERAREEAQGICEYFGVPYVGGSAPAPAPAPSPTQKPVTGSEIGKRVESIYRGADQLNFYSKPTFNQAFVAGKLAFGFGFPTITAKLNVEGAQMYEVKNSKGNTYYVTASPQFVKVVGAGTSTPQPPSSPSIKAIGEITIIGVANAAIIQDRPDRLASVNLGTINRGQTIRVAGSVKGKNSPTGYWEVIYNGKRAYISGEFGQFRSY is encoded by the coding sequence ATGGCTAAGGCCAGTGACTTTTTGATTGCACTTGATGACGGGCATGGAATGGAAACTGCGGGGAAAAGGACCCCTTATATTGAATCCCTTGGTAGGCAGATCCGAGAAAATGAATTCAATGCTGCTGTGACGAATTATCTGAAGATCGAGCTGGAGAGATGTGGTTTTCGAACGGTTTTGACTGCCCCTACAGATGTGGATACCCCACTAAAAGAAAGGACGGATCTCGCCAATTCACTGAATGCTGACGCGCTTGTATCCAATCATTTCAATGCTTTGAAAGACCGGTTCGACCCCGGTGGCAATGACCCTGAAGGACATTCCATCCATATATACCCGGGAGATGCAGTAGGAAGACAATTCGCAGAAACGGTGGCAAAATATATCCGTCAAAATCCCCGTCAGAAGTTCAGGGGGATTATCGAACAAAATCTCCATATCACCCGCGAGTTCAAAAATGCGGCCATCTTGATTGAGAATGGATTCATGGATAACCGCAGGGAATCCTTACTGATGATCAATCAGACCTTCCAACAGGAAAGGGCACGTGAAGAGGCACAGGGAATCTGTGAGTATTTCGGTGTGCCTTATGTAGGGGGAAGCGCGCCTGCTCCAGCCCCGGCTCCATCCCCAACCCAAAAGCCTGTAACTGGGAGTGAGATAGGAAAACGTGTCGAATCAATCTACCGAGGTGCGGATCAATTGAATTTTTATTCTAAACCGACCTTCAACCAAGCGTTCGTGGCAGGAAAACTTGCATTCGGGTTTGGCTTTCCTACTATTACAGCGAAGCTGAACGTAGAAGGTGCCCAGATGTATGAAGTGAAGAATTCTAAAGGAAACACCTACTATGTGACGGCGTCACCTCAGTTTGTGAAGGTCGTCGGTGCTGGTACCAGTACACCTCAGCCCCCATCATCACCATCGATTAAAGCCATCGGAGAAATCACCATCATCGGGGTGGCGAATGCTGCCATCATCCAAGACCGGCCGGATCGACTCGCATCCGTCAATCTCGGTACCATCAATCGAGGACAGACCATACGGGTTGCTGGCTCGGTCAAAGGGAAGAATAGTCCTACCGGCTACTGGGAAGTCATCTACAATGGGAAACGAGCATATATATCAGGTGAATTTGGACAGTTCCGTTCTTATTAA
- a CDS encoding DUF1801 domain-containing protein, whose product MYELKTKETDADVLEYIETSVPEIRREDAFKLLDLFTEASGFEGKMWGKSIIGFGSYHYTYASGHEGDAALAGFSPRKSKISIYLGCTGTDKDKLLSKLGKHTSGKGCVYINRLSGVDTDILKELIRLSIHELQTKYPANG is encoded by the coding sequence ATGTATGAACTGAAAACGAAGGAAACGGATGCGGACGTCCTGGAATACATCGAAACGTCCGTGCCTGAGATTCGCAGGGAGGATGCTTTCAAACTGCTGGATCTGTTTACTGAAGCATCAGGTTTCGAAGGGAAGATGTGGGGGAAGAGCATCATTGGCTTTGGATCCTACCACTATACGTATGCAAGTGGGCATGAAGGGGATGCGGCATTGGCAGGATTTTCACCGCGCAAATCCAAGATTTCTATCTATCTGGGCTGTACGGGAACTGATAAAGACAAACTCTTATCGAAACTTGGCAAACACACAAGCGGAAAGGGCTGTGTGTATATCAATCGGTTAAGTGGCGTAGACACGGATATTCTGAAAGAATTGATCCGGTTATCGATCCATGAACTTCAAACCAAATATCCTGCAAACGGGTGA
- a CDS encoding FMN-dependent NADH-azoreductase, giving the protein MSKVLYITAHPHDESASFSMAAGKAFIDSYKEANPSDEVVHIDLYKENIPHIDADVFSGWGKLQSGSEFNALSAEEQAKVARLNELSDQFVAADKYVFVTPFWNFSFPPVMKAYIDSVSVAGKSFKYTEHGPVGLLTDKKALHIQARGGIYSEGPAAAMEMGHRYLELIMQFYGVPSFEGLFIEGHNAMPEKAQEIKENGIARAKDLAKTF; this is encoded by the coding sequence ATGTCAAAAGTATTGTACATCACTGCACATCCACATGATGAGTCTGCTTCATTCAGCATGGCAGCAGGTAAAGCATTCATCGATTCTTACAAAGAAGCCAATCCATCAGATGAGGTTGTTCATATCGACCTTTACAAAGAAAACATCCCTCACATCGATGCAGATGTATTCAGCGGATGGGGCAAACTTCAAAGCGGAAGCGAGTTCAACGCATTGTCTGCTGAAGAGCAAGCAAAAGTAGCCCGTCTGAACGAACTATCTGACCAGTTCGTTGCAGCTGACAAATATGTTTTCGTCACACCATTCTGGAACTTCTCTTTCCCTCCAGTTATGAAAGCGTATATTGATTCTGTCTCTGTTGCAGGCAAATCATTCAAATACACCGAGCACGGACCTGTTGGACTTCTGACAGACAAAAAAGCCTTGCATATCCAAGCACGCGGCGGTATCTACTCTGAAGGTCCTGCAGCAGCAATGGAAATGGGACATCGCTACCTTGAACTCATCATGCAGTTCTACGGTGTACCTAGCTTCGAAGGTCTCTTCATCGAAGGACACAACGCTATGCCTGAAAAAGCGCAAGAGATCAAAGAAAACGGAATTGCCCGTGCAAAAGATCTTGCGAAAACATTCTAA